CGATCGGTCGGAAGTATTGGTCGTTCATCGGCTGGACAAAGACACGTCCGGACTTGTTGTGATGGCCTTGACGCCGGCTGCACACCGATCGCTCTCCATGCAGTTCACGAATCGAGAGGTGAAGAAGACCTATCTGGCACTTGTCAAGGGAGCGCCCGAGTGGGACGAGAAGACGCTTGAATTTCCGCTACGCGTGGACGCCGACAGGCGACATCGGACTCGAGTGGATCGTCAAAATGGCAAGCCTTCCGTGACGCGGGTTCGTGTTCTTGAGCGGTTCGACTCCTACTCGCTCGTGGAGGCCATGCCAGAAACGGGGCGTACACACCAGATAAGAGTTCATCTTGTGACGGCCGGCCATCCCGTCGTTGCGGACCCTTTGTACGGAGACGGCAAGCCGCTGATGCTCTCTTCATTCAAGCACAAGTACAAGCCGGGACGGCGTGAGGAGCGACCGCTGGTGGCGCGTACGGCCCTACACGCAGCGACGTTGGAGTTCCGACATCCGACGACGGATAATGTCGCAAGCTTCTCAGCGCCACTGTTTCGCGACATGAAAGCGGCAAGACAGCAGCTGAGGAAATTTGGTTCGGGAAATTGGGTCTCACCTTCCAACTTCAACCACGACTACCTCTCGCGATGATCGATCCCCTGAAGCTGCTGAACAATCAAGTCGGATCAGGAACCGTGGAGTGGATCGGAATTCGCCCGGGAAGGCGGCAGCCGCTCGAACCGGTGACCGTTGTCGACGCAAGTGCAGGCACCGGACTGGCGGGCGATCACTTTGCCGGAAAGCCGGGTGCGAAGCGCCAGGTTACACTCGTTCAAGAAGAGCATCTCGCCGTGGTGGCTTCGATACTCAAGCGGGACGCAGTAGAGCCGGGCCTGCTTCGGCGCAATATCGTGGTCAGCGGAATCAACCTGCTATCGCTCGTCGATCGCCGATTCCGTATAGGCAGAGCTGTCTTCGAAGGGGCCTCGGCGTGTCATCCTTGCTCCAGAATGGAGGAAAACCTCGGCCGGGGCGGATTGAATGCAATGCGCGGGCACGGGGGGATCACCGCCCGGGTCATCGACAGCGGTGAGATTCGCCTCGGCGATTCCGTTTCCGACCTCGGCGCAAGGCCATCCGAAGGCCCGGATCAGTCGGGCGTCAACTCCTGATAAGCCTTTCTGAGTGCGTTCGAAACTCCGTTCTTCCAACCGTCCGAATAGTGCTCCGGAAACGCCGGCAGACGAACCGTCTCAGCAACCTGGTCTTCCGCAAGTCCTTCGGCCATCTTCCCGCGTGCGTATTCGAGAAGGCCGGAAAGGAAGTCGCGCATCACCAGTAAGTCCGCGCGAGTACCCGATACTCCATATTCCGGGTTACCGTGTCCAAAGATGAAGACCGTCTCGTCAGTGAACTTGCCATGGACGTTCTCGAGGAGTGTGATCCATCCGGCGATGGAGGCTCCCGAATCGCTATCAATGAAGCATGGATACCGGTTGAAGACCAGATCTCCCATATGCACAACGTCTGCCCGCTCGAAATGAACCACGGCGTCGCCGCTGGTGTGAGCAGGGCCGTAGTAGTTGGCGCGCACAACCTCATCTCCCAGGTCCATGCTCCACTCCGTGGAAAACGTCGTCTCGGGATACACCTGCTCCGACTCCGTATTTCTTTCTACTGCCGACCTTTCCTGCCAAAGACGACTGTTCTCGTGCGCGACTGTCACTGCCGAGAGCGGAACGAGTACACCGTTGCCACCGGTATGATCGCGGTGGTGGTGCGTGTTGATGAAGAGGTCCATCTTGCGACTCGATCGCGTCTTGAATTCCGCAACAAATTCTGTTGCCTGCTCCCTGAATTGCGAGTCGATGACCGCCACGGCATCCGGGCGGATCATCCATCCCATCGTGCCCCCGCCATTCGTGTACAGACCGACGCCTCGGCGCAATTCAGTAAATGTGCCCTCGGCACCAGGGGAGGCTGCCGGTAAACGTGGAATCCAGAGTGCCGCCGCAGCAGCGGATGTCGAAAACAGAAATCGACGTCTGTTCATAGCAGCGTGTGGTCTTGGTGTGGATAGCGTCAGTGAGCATACGCTATCTCACGCCTCAACCGCAAAGTCGCTGTGCAGGTCGAATGACGGGCGCTGACCGACCAACAAGTTCACGTGCTTCGGCGGTACTCGCCACCCGCTTCAAAAAGCGCGTGCGTGATCTGTCCGAGTGAGCACGTTCTGACCGTGTCCATGAGGGCTTCGAACAGGTTGCCATCGCTCGTAGCCGTAGCCTGAAGTCTCTCCAACGCATCCTCCGCCCTTGATGCGTTTCTCTCGTGAAAGCCACGCAGTGTTCGCAGCTGACGCTCCTTCTCATCGTCGGTTGATCTCATCAGCGCGAGCGCTCCGTGACCTGACTCATCATGACCGTTCGCCGAAAGAAACGTATTCACACCGACGATCGGGAGTTCACCGGAATGCTTCTTGTGCTCGTACAGGAGCGACTCTTCCTGGATGCGCCCCCGCTGATACATCGTTTCCATGGCGCCAAGCACTCCACCGCGATCATTGATTCTCTCGAACTCCATCAATACGGCTTCTTCTACGAGGTCGGTCAACTCGTCAACGATGAACGAACCCTGAAGCGGGTTCTCGTTCTTCGCCATGCCCAACTCCCGGTTAATGATCAGCTGGATCGCCATGGCGCGCCGAACACTCTCTTCGGTCGGGGTTGTTATCGCCTCGTCGTATGCATTGGTATGCAACGAGTTACAATGGTCGTACACGGCCAGCAATGCCTGCAGTGTGGTCCGAATATCATTGAACTGTATCTCCTTCGCATGGAGGCTGCGGCCCGATGTCTGGATGTGATATTTGAGCTTCTGGCTTCTTTCGTTTCCTCCGTATCGCTCCTTCATGGCCACCGCCCAGATTCGCCTGGCCACACGACCGATGACGGAATACTCGGGGTCAAGACCGTTCGAAAAGAAGAAGGAGAGATTCGGGGCAAAATCATCGATGTCCATGCCCCGACCCAGGTAGTATTCGACGTAGGTGAATCCGTTAGCCAGCGTGAAGGCCAGCTGAGATATCGGATTGGCGCCGGCTTCGGCGATGTGATAACCGGAGATCGAGACGGAGTAGTAGTTGCGTACTCCGTTGTCGATGAAGTGCTTCTGGATGTCGCCCATACACCGTAGCGCGAATTCCGTCGAGAAGATGCAGGTGTTCTGCGCCTGGTCCTCCTTCAGAATATCGGCCTGGACGGTTCCGCGAACGACGCCCAGCGTTTTTGTCTTGATGTCGGCATACTCGGCGTCGGAAAGAACTCCCCACTCTACGAGCTCGGGTCCGGTCGTGCCGAGCAGCCCAAGCCCCGAGCCATCATGGCCGGATGGCAACGAGCCTTCCTCACCGTCCGGACCGTACGGAGTATACACCGGTCGCTCAGATCCGAGCTGCCGATCGATCTCCGCGTTCGCCGAATCCCACCGACCTTCCCGAACAAGAAAGGCTTCCACTTGCTGATCGATGGCCGTGTTCATGTACATGGCCAGTATCATCGGAGCCGGCCCGTTAATCGTCATCGAAACGGACGTTGACGGATCGCAAAGGTCAAATCCGGAATAGAGACGCTTCATGTCGTCGAGTGTGCAAATCGCGACACCTGCGTTTCCAATCTTTCCATAGATGTCGGGGCGCTTGTCCGGATCGAACCCGTACAGCGTCACCGAATCGAACGCGGTCGACAGGCGCTTTGCCGGCATCTCCTTTGAGACGAGGTGGAACCGTCTATTGGTTCGCTCCGGACTACCCTCACCCGCAAACATCCGGGTTGGCTCCTCATTCTTGCGCTTGAAGGGGAAGACTCCTGCCGTAAACGGATAGAAGCCGGGAAGATTTTCGAGGAGGGCGAATTGAAGACGCTCACCCGCGTCAGCCGTGCGTGGAAGGGCGACGCGAGGAATCCTTGTGCCAGAGAGCGATTCTTCGAAGAGATGGGTTTCGATTTCTCTACCGCGAACCGGGAATGAGATCGAATCGCCACTATATCGAGAGGCGATTTCATCCCAGCCGTCGAGTATCTGCCGGCAGTGCGCGTCCAGCCTGTTCCACCAGTGGTCGACCATATCCGAGAGCCGAGCCTCAACCTGGTCGCGGTCGGACGGGTTCCACTCACGAATCTGCTCCAACGCCCCGACGGCATGACCCCAGTTCCGGGCGATGCGGACCTGCTTCTCTGCTTCTGCTCGATACGTTCTGGATGTATCCGCAATCTCGCCCAGATACCGCTGCCGTCTGGGTGGAATGATGGCCAACTTTGCGGCGTCCACGTCGGGAACTTCTTCGTCACGATATAGCCGACTCTCGCGACCAAAGCCAAGATCTGTCGCCATCCGACTCACAATACCCAGATACAGGTGAGTCACGCCGGGGTCATTGAAGTGGGAGGCCATTGTAGGAAAGACGGGCATCTGCTCCGGTGGAACATCCCAGAGCCCACGGTTGCGCTGAACCTGCTTCCGCACATCGCGCAATGCGTCTTCGCTCCCGCGGCGCTCGAACTTGTTGATGGCCACAAAGTCCGCCATGTCCAGCAT
Above is a genomic segment from Rhodothermales bacterium containing:
- a CDS encoding MBL fold metallo-hydrolase; its protein translation is MNRRRFLFSTSAAAAALWIPRLPAASPGAEGTFTELRRGVGLYTNGGGTMGWMIRPDAVAVIDSQFREQATEFVAEFKTRSSRKMDLFINTHHHRDHTGGNGVLVPLSAVTVAHENSRLWQERSAVERNTESEQVYPETTFSTEWSMDLGDEVVRANYYGPAHTSGDAVVHFERADVVHMGDLVFNRYPCFIDSDSGASIAGWITLLENVHGKFTDETVFIFGHGNPEYGVSGTRADLLVMRDFLSGLLEYARGKMAEGLAEDQVAETVRLPAFPEHYSDGWKNGVSNALRKAYQELTPD
- a CDS encoding methylmalonyl-CoA mutase codes for the protein MEDQVYKPRHNVRFVTAASLFDGHDAAINIMRRILQASGAEVIHLGHNRSVREVVETAIQEDAQGIAVSSYQGGHIEYFKYMHDLLEERGAGHIKIFGGGGGVIVPDEIRELQKYGISRIFSPDDGMRMGLQGMINEMLRTCDFPTTSVTAAAARAVSGRDAAAVARAITSVELAVEQPVPAMEESPHRDAGPATVEPRGHADTKAISIGITGTGGAGKSTITDELVRRFLLDFDDIEIAVLSVDPTRSRTGGALLGDRIRMNSIYGRGSERVYMRSFATRSANRSTSRALARSIEVCSSAGFDLVILETAGIGQSDTEVAELTDLSVYVMTQEFGAPTQLEKIGMLDMADFVAINKFERRGSEDALRDVRKQVQRNRGLWDVPPEQMPVFPTMASHFNDPGVTHLYLGIVSRMATDLGFGRESRLYRDEEVPDVDAAKLAIIPPRRQRYLGEIADTSRTYRAEAEKQVRIARNWGHAVGALEQIREWNPSDRDQVEARLSDMVDHWWNRLDAHCRQILDGWDEIASRYSGDSISFPVRGREIETHLFEESLSGTRIPRVALPRTADAGERLQFALLENLPGFYPFTAGVFPFKRKNEEPTRMFAGEGSPERTNRRFHLVSKEMPAKRLSTAFDSVTLYGFDPDKRPDIYGKIGNAGVAICTLDDMKRLYSGFDLCDPSTSVSMTINGPAPMILAMYMNTAIDQQVEAFLVREGRWDSANAEIDRQLGSERPVYTPYGPDGEEGSLPSGHDGSGLGLLGTTGPELVEWGVLSDAEYADIKTKTLGVVRGTVQADILKEDQAQNTCIFSTEFALRCMGDIQKHFIDNGVRNYYSVSISGYHIAEAGANPISQLAFTLANGFTYVEYYLGRGMDIDDFAPNLSFFFSNGLDPEYSVIGRVARRIWAVAMKERYGGNERSQKLKYHIQTSGRSLHAKEIQFNDIRTTLQALLAVYDHCNSLHTNAYDEAITTPTEESVRRAMAIQLIINRELGMAKNENPLQGSFIVDELTDLVEEAVLMEFERINDRGGVLGAMETMYQRGRIQEESLLYEHKKHSGELPIVGVNTFLSANGHDESGHGALALMRSTDDEKERQLRTLRGFHERNASRAEDALERLQATATSDGNLFEALMDTVRTCSLGQITHALFEAGGEYRRST
- a CDS encoding MOSC domain-containing protein; this translates as MIDPLKLLNNQVGSGTVEWIGIRPGRRQPLEPVTVVDASAGTGLAGDHFAGKPGAKRQVTLVQEEHLAVVASILKRDAVEPGLLRRNIVVSGINLLSLVDRRFRIGRAVFEGASACHPCSRMEENLGRGGLNAMRGHGGITARVIDSGEIRLGDSVSDLGARPSEGPDQSGVNS
- a CDS encoding RluA family pseudouridine synthase translates to MPHSPTKQRPELIHEDGQILVAIKPPGLHSVPDRYDPAQPSLSVILGRDRSEVLVVHRLDKDTSGLVVMALTPAAHRSLSMQFTNREVKKTYLALVKGAPEWDEKTLEFPLRVDADRRHRTRVDRQNGKPSVTRVRVLERFDSYSLVEAMPETGRTHQIRVHLVTAGHPVVADPLYGDGKPLMLSSFKHKYKPGRREERPLVARTALHAATLEFRHPTTDNVASFSAPLFRDMKAARQQLRKFGSGNWVSPSNFNHDYLSR